GGATAGTGCAGGTCTGAGGAGGAGGAGTCTCAAGCCTTGCGCGCCCGACGAGCGCCCCGTGCCCGAAGATCTTTGGTGAGGGCGCCCGGCATAATGCGGCCGATGCCCCTGCTGCACAGCGAAATCGCCACCACCCACTCTGGACCCCAGCCCACTGCCGGCTACCTCCTCAAAGTCACCAACACCAGCACTCAGGCCCTCACCGTCGGCGCCGCCTGGCTCGTCGCGGACGACGCCCCACGCTCTTCCCCCACCTGCCGGTCACCTTGCAGCCCGGCCAGGATGCCCAGCTCTTCGTACCCGCCCGTATCGTGAGCGCCAGCATGCAACGCTCCGGTACCACCAACGCGTGAAGTTCGGGGCCTCTCCCCCACTACTGGAGGCGTAATCGTCACCTGGAGTGCAACCGCCGGCGCCCGGCCAGGCAGATGGGCCGTGCACGCGCCGATCCTGGCCCAGGCTACGGCAAAGCCGCTGGCCGCGAACGTGTACGTCAGCGGCTGTCCGCCGCTTGAGCGGTTCACCCGGACCACCAGCCGCTTCCCGGCCCGGCGTTCAGGCCGTTCACGATGGCCCGGTTATGGTTTTGTCACCGCAGTGAGTGTGCTGGCCGAGACCCGAGGCTTTCACGGCTTGCATTCGAGCCGTCAACTTTCTGCGTACGCGGGCATTGCTCC
The nucleotide sequence above comes from Deinococcus malanensis. Encoded proteins:
- a CDS encoding transposase, with product MHAPILAQATAKPLAANVYVSGCPPLERFTRTTSRFPARRSGRSRWPGYGFVTAVSVLAETRGFHGLHSSRQLSAYAGIAP